In a single window of the Bradyrhizobium erythrophlei genome:
- the gyrA gene encoding DNA gyrase subunit A has product MSDPEDKKPGEPPAPSDIRPVSILDEMKRSYLDYAMSVIVARALPDARDGLKPVHRRILYSMYEQGHTPDKKYVKSARVVGDVIGKYHPHGDQSIYDAMVRMAQDFSMRVPLIDGQGNFGSVDGDPPAAYRYTEARLTRSALAVLGDIDEDTVDFQPNYDGSESEPRVLPAKFPNLLVNGAGGIAVGMATNIPPHNLGEVVDACVALINDPALSIDDLIKIIPGPDFPTGGVILGRQGIRSAYHLGRGSIVMRGKVKIETFGKDREAIIITEIPYQVNKASMVERIGELQREKKIEGITALRDESDRDGYRVVVEVKRDTMAEVVLNQLYRFTPLQTNFAANVLALDSGRPQVMNLKDLLTLFIAFREQVITRRTKFLLNKARDRAHILVGLAIAVANIDEIIRVIRTSPDPNTARETLMSRDWPAQDVAAMITLIDDPRHRLAEDGTARLSFEQAKAILELRLARLTALGREEISEELDKLAAEIADYLDILRSRARVQTIVKDELLAVKSEFATPRKTVIVEHEDEVEDEDLIQREDMVVTVSHAGYVKRVPLSTYRAQRRGGKGRSGMQTRDEDFVSRLFVASTHTPVLFFSSRGQVYKEKVWRLPVAAPNGRGKALINILPLEQGERITTIMPLPEDEASWANLDVMFATTGGNVRRNKLSDFVDVRRSGIIAMKLDADEAIVDVQICTEHDDVLLTAAGGQCIRFPVTDVRVFQGRTSMGVRGIALPKGDKLISLTILLHMDADAEERAAYLRRANAVRRGGVEEEAGTDSEDASGAIELGEQRYVEMSASEQFVLTISENGFGKRSSSFEYRTTGRGGKGIVAMSVNGRNGKLVASFPVEDSDQIMLVTDKGQLIRCPVEGIRIAGRSTQGVIVFDTAEDEHVVSVEHIGEDTENGNGNGGNGE; this is encoded by the coding sequence GATATTCGTCCCGTATCCATCCTCGACGAGATGAAACGCTCCTACCTCGATTACGCCATGAGCGTGATCGTGGCGCGCGCGTTGCCCGATGCGCGCGACGGCCTCAAGCCCGTGCATCGCCGCATTCTGTATTCGATGTACGAGCAGGGGCACACGCCGGACAAGAAGTACGTCAAGTCCGCGCGCGTCGTCGGCGACGTGATCGGTAAATATCATCCGCACGGCGACCAGTCGATTTACGATGCAATGGTCCGGATGGCGCAGGATTTCTCCATGCGCGTGCCGCTGATCGACGGGCAGGGCAATTTCGGCTCGGTCGACGGCGATCCCCCGGCAGCCTATCGATATACGGAAGCGCGTCTGACCCGGTCGGCGCTCGCGGTGCTCGGGGATATCGACGAGGACACCGTCGATTTCCAGCCGAATTACGATGGCTCCGAGAGCGAGCCTCGCGTCCTTCCGGCCAAATTTCCCAACCTGCTGGTCAACGGCGCCGGCGGCATCGCCGTCGGCATGGCGACCAACATTCCGCCGCACAATCTCGGCGAAGTGGTCGACGCCTGCGTCGCGCTGATAAATGATCCCGCGCTCAGTATCGACGACCTCATCAAGATCATTCCGGGCCCTGATTTCCCGACCGGCGGCGTCATCCTCGGACGCCAGGGCATCCGTTCGGCCTATCATCTCGGCCGCGGCTCCATCGTGATGCGCGGCAAGGTGAAGATCGAGACCTTCGGCAAGGACCGCGAAGCCATCATCATCACGGAAATTCCCTACCAGGTGAACAAGGCCTCGATGGTCGAGCGCATCGGCGAACTGCAACGCGAGAAGAAGATCGAGGGCATTACGGCGCTGCGGGACGAGTCCGACCGCGACGGTTACCGCGTCGTCGTGGAAGTAAAGCGCGATACCATGGCGGAAGTCGTGTTGAATCAGCTCTATCGGTTCACGCCGCTGCAGACCAATTTTGCCGCCAATGTGCTGGCGCTGGATTCGGGCCGGCCGCAGGTGATGAACCTGAAGGACCTGCTGACGCTGTTCATCGCCTTCCGCGAGCAGGTGATCACCCGCCGCACCAAATTCCTGCTCAACAAGGCCCGCGACCGCGCCCACATCCTGGTCGGTCTGGCGATTGCGGTGGCGAACATCGACGAGATCATCCGGGTGATCCGGACCTCGCCGGATCCCAACACCGCGCGCGAAACCCTGATGTCGCGCGACTGGCCGGCCCAGGACGTCGCCGCCATGATCACGCTGATCGACGATCCGCGCCATCGGCTGGCCGAAGACGGCACCGCGCGGCTGTCGTTCGAGCAGGCCAAGGCCATTCTCGAACTGCGGCTGGCGCGGCTTACCGCGCTCGGGCGCGAGGAGATTTCCGAGGAGCTCGACAAGCTGGCGGCAGAAATCGCCGACTACCTCGACATCCTGCGCTCGCGCGCCCGCGTCCAGACGATCGTCAAGGATGAGCTCCTTGCCGTGAAGTCGGAATTCGCAACGCCGCGCAAGACCGTCATCGTCGAGCATGAAGACGAGGTCGAGGACGAGGACCTGATCCAGCGCGAGGACATGGTGGTGACGGTCTCGCATGCCGGCTACGTCAAGCGCGTGCCGCTGTCGACCTATCGCGCGCAGCGCCGCGGCGGCAAGGGCCGCTCGGGCATGCAGACCCGCGACGAGGATTTCGTCAGCCGCCTGTTCGTGGCCTCGACCCATACGCCGGTATTGTTCTTCTCGTCGCGCGGGCAGGTCTACAAAGAGAAGGTCTGGCGGCTGCCGGTGGCGGCGCCGAACGGACGCGGCAAGGCGCTGATCAATATTCTGCCGCTGGAGCAGGGCGAGCGCATCACCACCATCATGCCGCTGCCGGAGGATGAAGCCTCCTGGGCCAATCTCGACGTGATGTTTGCGACGACCGGCGGCAACGTCCGCCGCAACAAGCTGTCGGATTTCGTCGACGTCCGCCGCTCCGGCATCATCGCCATGAAGCTCGACGCCGACGAGGCGATCGTCGACGTGCAGATCTGCACCGAGCATGACGACGTGCTGCTGACCGCCGCCGGCGGCCAGTGCATCCGCTTCCCCGTCACCGACGTGCGGGTGTTCCAGGGCCGCACCTCGATGGGCGTGCGCGGCATCGCGCTGCCCAAAGGCGACAAGCTGATCTCGCTCACCATCCTGCTCCACATGGATGCCGATGCCGAGGAGCGCGCCGCCTATCTGCGCCGCGCCAATGCGGTACGACGGGGCGGCGTCGAAGAAGAGGCGGGGACCGACAGCGAGGACGCGTCGGGCGCCATCGAACTCGGCGAGCAGCGCTACGTCGAAATGTCTGCCAGCGAGCAATTCGTGCTGACCATCAGCGAAAACGGATTCGGCAAGCGCTCGTCGTCGTTCGAATACCGGACCACGGGACGCGGCGGCAAGGGCATCGTCGCGATGTCGGTGAACGGCCGCAACGGCAAGCTGGTGGCCTCGTTCCCGGTCGAAGACAGCGACCAGATCATGCTGGTGACCGACAAGGGGCAATTGATCCGCTGTCCGGTCGAGGGCATCCGGATCGCCGGCCGCTCGACCCAGGGCGTCATCGTGTTCGACACCGCAGAAGACGAGCACGTGGTGTCAGTCGAGCACATCGGCGAGGACACCGAGAACGGAAACGGCAATGGAGGCAATGGCGAGTAG